TTCCAGCAAGACCGCCAATTGTTCAAGTTTACTCAAGGAGGCAAGGTAATGATGATACTTGTCCTAAATCAACTCCTTCATTATTAGCTCCTTCTCCACTTGATTCTTCAGGAAATCTTGACCTTCCTATTGTAAATCCACATATTCCACTGCTAACTTTGTTTCTTATGACCACTTATCTCCTGCATTTAGTTGTTTGATTGGCTCTCTAGACTCTATCTCTATTCCCAAAACAGTGAAAGAAGCCTTAACTAATCCTAGATGGCATGATGCAATGTTTGAAGAGATACATGCTCTGGATGAAAATCACACTTAGAATTTGGTGGATTTACCCAAGGGAAAGAAAGCAGTAGGATGCAAATGGGTCTTCACATTCAAAGTTAATCCTGGTGATTCTGTTGCAAGACTTAAGGCTACACTTGTGGCTAAAGGTTATGCTCATACTTATGGGGTAGATTATGCGAACACTTTCTCCCCCGAAGCTAAGACCACCTCTGTTCGTTTGTTTATTTCTTTGGCTACTTCTCAACATTGGCCTTTACATCAGTTGGATATCAAGAATGCTTTCCTTCATGGCGATCTCCATGAAGAGGTGTATATGGAGCAACCGCCTGGGTTTGTTGCTCGGGAGGAGTATGGAAAAGTTTGTCATCTGGaaaaatctctatatggtctaaAGCAGAGTCCTCGTGCCTGGTTTAGAAAATTTAGAGGTGTAATTCAGGAATTTGGGTTGAAGAAAAGCAAGTGTGATCACTCAGTCTTTTACAAACAGTCAGTGATGGAAATTATTCTTCTAGTTGTCTATATTGACGATATTGCTATCACAGGAGATGATTGTACTGGAATTTCTTCTATCAAGCAGTTTTTACATGCCAAGTTTCATACCAAAGATTTGGGACAACTGAAATACTTCTTGGGTATAGAAGTAGCTAGAAGCAAGAATGGGATTTTCTTATCTcaaagagcccgtttggatggcttaaaaaagtaacttttatgtatgaagtgcttttaaaactttgaaatgctgaaagttatttttataaataagcatttgagtgtttggataaaagtgcttaaatgaggaaaatgatgtgaattttagggttaaaagaataaaaagggtagtttgggaatttagttaaaatataagggatataaaagtaatttccatggtcaaagaaaatgactttaagcacttagaaaaaaaagttaggaatcctaacttttcatttttgactgactttaagaactttatggcttaaagttagcattaggcaaacacgtccaaaagctaaaaagagatttaagttggttttgaccaacttaaagcccatccaaacgggctcaaagAAAGTATGTACTTGACCTACTCGCAGATACTGGAAAGTTGGGAGCGAAACCGTGTGGCACACCAATGGTTCCTAATGTAAATCTTACTAAGGATGATGCCGACCCTTTTGATGATCCGGGAAAATACAGGTTAGTTGGGAATTTGAACTACCTTACTATGACTCATCAAAATATTGCCTATGCAGTCAGTATTGTTAGTCAATTCATGTCTGTACCAACAGTCAAACATTGGGCTGCCTTGGAACAAATTCTATGTTATTTGAAAGGAGCTCCTGGCTTGGCATATTGTATAGTGACCACAAACATACTCGTGTTGAATGTTTTGCATATGCAGATTGGGCTGGATCAAGAATTGATGGAAGATCGACTACTGGCTATTGCCTTTTTGTTGGTGGAAATCTAGAATCTTGGAAGAGTAAGAAACAAAATGTTGTATCTCGATCTAGTGCAGAGTCCGAGTATACAACTATGGCTTAGTCCACATGTGAAATACTATGGATACAACACCTTTTAGCCGAGGTTAGTTTGAATCCTTCTTTTCGAGTAAAACTTTGGTGTGATAATCAAGCTGCTCTACACATTGCCTAAAATCTAGTGTATCATGAACGGACAAATCATATTGAGGTCGATTGTCACTTTGTCCGTTAGAAGATTCAAGAGAACGCCATTTCTACTGGCTACGTGAAGACAGGAGAGCAACTGGGTGATATATTCACAAAGGTTTTGAATGGAACTCGGGTGAAATATCTTTGTAACAAGTTGGGCATGATTAATATCTATgttccaacttgagggggagtgttacaAAATGTACAGTCATATCTACTCAtaatattcatagcataatcATAGAGATATTTAGGGATCTTTTCTGATTTTGTTTCCTTAGATAGATTTACTTGTACACCTACAAATAGCTCTTATTCTTGGAATAATATAACAAGGAAATTGATCCATTGGCTTTGTATTTCACACATTCAAagacattttttattatttggtaCTACTACTTCAACCTAATAGACTCGTAATCAAGttcccttatcaaacaaagggGAAAAAAAGACTAACGATCATGTTGGCAATATCATCAGTCTACCGTGAATACAAAACAGCAAATGAAATAGTGACAAAGCTCCTCAATGAGACTAGAGTGCTGCTAATAGCAATTCATTGAGTTAATACCAGGTTATGTTAGGGACAAATGGCTAAAGTTGATAACTCATACAGCTATGCTGACAAGATCCAGGAAAAGAGAATGAACCATAagaaacaataaaattaaaacatGATTACCCTGATCTAACAACACGTAAAATAAAAACAGAGGAAATATAGTTTTCAAGGATCCTAAAATTTCTTAGAAAGAAAACTGGAACTGACATAAGACTAAAGAATTCTGGATATAAATACCATTCAATTCAAGTACCTGatgaacaaataaatttaaGACCTTCGAATTCACAGGATTGAAGAACTAGAGGTATTTCTGGAGCCATTGGGAACTGAGGTTTCCGTGGTGTTCTTTCTATATCCAGTAGCAAATCAATTACCTACAATTTCATAATTGAAAATGCCTTATGATAAGATACATGAATTAGAAAACATCACCATAAGGTCCATCAACACAAAGGTTTTACATAGACAACCCTGAAAGCTATGTCCAATTAGGACGTTGAggaaaatttgagaaacacgAGCAGTGTTTAGGACATGGGTGTGTGCattttacatatatcatagaatCACAATTAAGACTGAGACATCAAAGAGATTTTCACAGGGCAGAAAGCCCAACCTGCCCAAACCTCAATGGCATCAATTGACTCAGAACAAACTGAAAATGTCCACCAGATTCAAGAAGCATACAAGAATAACCCTGATGCTACTCACACGGTGGTGAGGACACAAAAAGGCATTCTATTACAAGGTTGAGTAGACTTGGTTGACCAGTGATCTGGTATTATATACAATTATGGCAAACTCCACAAGTTGCTTCAGTTTTCATCACAAGATTGACAAAACTTTAGTTATTGttctaaaagaagaaaaaggaaaatcttAAGTTCTCCAGAAAATGGATCACATCAATTGAAAGGTTGCAGTAACAGGTTTCAGAGAAAATATTGTTAGGACATGAATATTCATACATTAGGGGACTCAAGACCCTGGCCAATCAGAAATAGTACAGCAACCATGCACCGGACTTGATGCCAAAGGAAAGCACTGCCTTTGATTTTCATAATCATGAGTTGATCAGCTTTGTCACTACAATTAAAAAATACGTAAAGGCGTGAAAAGCATTTCAATATGTATATCAGTATATGTATAGTATTACAAAAGCCAATAACCGGTTTCAGTAAGAAATTTTAGATGATGAGCAAAAGAGCATCATTTAAGAAGCTGCTCTAAATTGCTGATAACAAACTAGATAGAGTTCTTGTCCCAATTAGTACTGACCATATCAACAAACTTAACACTACAGAATTACGAAAATAACTAGACAAACGATACACATTTAAGGAGAAATACCCAAAAACTTAAAGGCACTTGCAAAACGAAGACAAAAGGACAGAGATTTCGCTAGATTCAAGATCTCGAGATATTCATAAAATGTTACCGATAGTTACTAAAAgaaggaaaatgaaaaaaaaaaataatcactaATCCAACTATAAAACCCAAGTGCATATTCACAAGTATTTGCAAATATTTCTGCATAATGTATGTCAAGTGACAACGCCATCAGGGAAAAGCAGTATCTAGGATTTCTCAATCTTCACATCGCATGCCATCTGAAAATATAGCTTAATGCTTCTTAATATCAACTTTCATGGGAACAGGTATAGTATTCCCTAAAATCACTTATCTACTTAATGTAGCAACTTTCTTTGACATTTTAAAACAAGCGTACCACAGATTCAAAGAAGACAATTACATAATTACGACCAAATCAGGAGAGGAAACAAGTCAAAGCGTCATAAAATTTCAAGAAGATCACACTGGTCAATTTATTAATCCTCTCTCTACAAGTAGAGAATAAGTAGAAAAAGGGACACAAAGTAGAAAAAGTCGAGTGTCAAGCTAATAGTAGAAAACCTTTCATTGAAGGGGAGAATTTCAAATGATATTATGTGCCGCCGGTAGTTGTGCACATTGCCTGCATCCATTTTGCAAAAATTTCTGAAATCATGTTCCCCTAAGAATTTCTCAGCAGCAGTCTCCATGGCCTGTTGAGCAATTTAAGAGTGTTAAGCTGAAAATTGGTGGAGTAAATCAGCATAACCAGGTCAACTGATTTCAGAAGGAAAGGTACACACTGTTATATTCAAGTTTCCCTGCCAAAAGAAGTAGTTGTACACCCTGCTCAAACAACTGAACCTGCAATTATTAAAAGGCAAAAAGGCTGTGAAACTATAATGAAGAACTGAAAAAACTATGTTATAACTTCTCAACTTTGAGGAGATAAGGATGTCAAATATGACTTCAAGGGGATCCAGGACATACTTTTTTCAGGTTTAGTTACGAGTGCACCTAATATACCTAGAGACTACATCAACTTGATAaattcctatgataagttaccAAATAGAGTTTAGTACTGCTCATTTTCACAAGAAGCTGAGATCGTTATAAGATTTCATATGAAGGTTTTAAGagttcccccccccccccattttaaattcaatttgtttctacaacaacaacaaaccgaGTGTAATCCCACAGGTGGGGTCagaggagggtaaagtgtacacaaACCTTACCCCCTACCTCGTGGATTGTATTCAAAACCTCATAATCTACTTGCATGCTCTTTTTTGGTTTGGGTACTGGTGATGCCCGGACAATCTTGTGCACATCTCAACTATTGGACCTTGCTCTCCAAGGTTTGCACTCACTTTACCAACCACTAGGCCACACCATGGTAAATGCAAAATATTTCTGTCCTAGGTATTATCAAAAGGATGATACTATGAAGTCCAGTATACATACTGAAAGAAAGCATGACATTTTAGAAAGAGTTAAGtatttttaaatgcttttaaCAAACAAACTCTAACTATCTTAAAGATAGCTGGGAGCAAAAGTTATACAACGCATTACAAACCTTGCACTGAAACCAACTGGAATAGGAGACCAACCCATAATGCGAATGTCATTTGGCAGGACTCGGTTTAGTACTCTTACATAGTCTATTTCTCCTTGGTGAAGAAAATGTAAAACTGTGTCAAAAGGTTAGTAATAACTGAACATGAAAGCAACAAACTGATATTAGAGAAGCCATAGCTAAAAGAATTAGGAAGATTTGAAGCTTCACTTTCTTTTTGCACATCTTTAGTAGTCAACGTGAATTGGAAATATCTGTTTTGGTTTTCGTGAAAGATACAAGGTCATTTATCAAAGTGCAATCTAAGTACTCCAACATAATCAAACTCCATAAATGGCCACCTAACAGCCGTAAAACTACACCAGAACTTGcatagaaagaaaataagaggCAATGCCGGGAGAAAGGAAGATGTGTGCCAAATCGCATTACAGTAAGTACATGGCAGATGACAATCAGAAAGGCTAAACATAGTAGTACATTGAAAGGAGATATCAGCAGACCACATGATTCTTCAAGAGAAATTTCCCCAGAATACTTATTGTCCCGTCTTGATTCCCTATGGTTTGACCTTAAGAACAGAGTAATCACCTGCAACAAGTATTTCTCATGttttaaaagacataaaaaagAGTGTTATCAAAGATGAGAAACGCAAAAAAGGGACAAGTTAGGTCGAGGCTTTAAACCAAAGCACATATAAAGTGCGGGCTTTAATAAAGGAAGCGgcaaatgatgaaaaagaatgaaaatgaaACTAAAGAATAATAATTACAATCATAAATAACAATTATATGGATAAAAGAATTAAGCTTCATGTTTTCTCTCTCTCTTGAGATATGCGCCAAattattaaaacaaaaaaatccaTTGCCAAAATATAGGTTACCTTTTAGTAAACAAACATACAACAAATTAATTGCTCTATTCAACTTACTTGGCCAACAGAGGAAACTCCCTTATCGGTTCTACCACATCGTGAGTATTGCAATTCCTTCTTGTCTCCAAATATGAGTCTTGTCCTCTCTAGAGCTTTGAAAAGTTCACCCTGCATGAAGAAAACCATCAGCATGTGCAAACAAAATACTCTATTGAGATACTAAAGTGCGGACGATAGAGTCACCCAAGCGCTACCACTGGAGAGAAGAGGCACCAAAACAACTTGTAAAAAGATTAAATAGTTCAAATTGTGCAATACATGCAAGGAAACATTGTTCTCCCAGAAAAGCACCAGATCATACTCTTTCAGTAGCTTAAGTCTCTCAATTTAAAGGACGGGAAACATGGACTATGATTTTTAAAAAGGAGTAAGATCAAAACATGTAGAACGTATTGTTGCATGTACTTGGTTAATCTATGTCCGTCACATTAAATGCTGGCCCAATTCTTAAAAGAAAATCATCTCAGAGGAGAACATAAGACCTCAACAGTGGGATCCATTTGAGCCTCCGAAGCAAAACCAAAAAACCTGTAATGCAGCATGAGAACACAGTTACAGTATAAACAAGGACTTGCTAATATttgcataaagtaaaaaatgCAGACCCCAACTAAAATAGAATGGTAGAAACGCAATGTACATGCACCTTCAGTTTAGTTAATACTTAAACCACACTTAATCTGCATAAGATGGAAAAAGGTGAAAGATCAACCTGCAACCATTAGCATTCCAGAATGAAATAAGGAGCTCCATCCTAATACTTCAGGGAACCACTAGACAAATCTATGCAGAGTTATTAACAAGGCCATCTAGAGTAAGGATCAGGATGCAGTTTAAGTTGGTTTACATAACCCTTTTTCCAGGTGACATAGATGTCTTCATCTCTGCTTCTAGATGAAATGTTATAGAAGAAATTACTATAACAAAAGTGAAGTATGCCAGATAAAAACATCAAAAATgtattccatgaattaatccACCTCTTTCAATATTCTATCTGATGAATTAGAACCATgcaattcttcttcttttttttcccaatCTCAAATTGGAAGTTTTTTTCTAAATATGATTGGAACTACTTCATGAAATTATATACCAAAGTATAAATACCTTCTGATACGTGGCTCACTTTTGGCTGAAGTCAAATGTcaaataacaaaatattatcAGACAAGATGATGTTTGGTTAATGGATAAGATATCTTTTGTAATATTCTTATTGTTGGGAACTAAGAAGGACAAAGCCTGTGAATAAATCCAAATAACATAAGTACCAACTTTGTTGCTTAAATTTAAAGTATTCATTGGTTAAACCCAACTTAACGATTAGATGCTTCCTAAAGAAGGCTGTGTTTTAAGTATTGTCTTGTTGGAGGCTCTTTTAAAACTGAAATAACCTCTCCTGTACGAGAAATCTTGTCGAGGTCAATGTAAGATAAGCTTAACAGGAAATCAAGAATacattcccctttttcttccaGGTGCATTTAGCTTTTCTTCAACTGTTTCCAATGTTTACAACTCCTTTATAGCCTAATCTTATGCTATATATAACGCTTACATCTATGGTCTGACGAAGACAGTAATGCCTTAAAGAGTTTATGAACTTACATTTAGTAATCCGCCGAAATTGCGTGATCTCTTTGTTAcctcttattttcttctttaacaATCCACTGAAATTTGTGTGATCTCTTTTTTAcctcttattttcttcttttggacCCTTTTGAGATCTTACATCCTTTGTGCTTAAGACTAACGAGATGATTTTACAGGgttcaaataaatttaaagaCAAGTAAAAAGCCCAAATTTATCTtgtccaaataatttttttatcagtAAGCCGACAATTATCTAGCCCGAAATATTTTAAACCACTTTTAGCCCTTTTGCTTACACAACTGCTACTGATGAAGAGCTAATCCAACACAAATAGAATATGAAAGTCTTTTGCATGTTCTCGACTAAGAactttcttcctcttttttcagTGGCCACATTGACAATGCAATCCTACTAAACTACTAGCAAGATGTATACCTCAGACCAAAATACATGACTTTCAAAGCAACATATCTTTTCGAGTGATGCATCATTGCTCCATAACCTATAAACAAAACAGGAATGTTTCAGCAACTCCATTTCGAATTACAGTATCAAAATTAAAGAGGAACATTTCTGCAGATTTCCAATTCAAATTACAGTATCAACTTGTAAAGATAGCTGACACATTACACTTAGAAATAAAGTGATAACTCATTCAGTACATAAAAAAGCCCGTAGTTAAACCAAGGGTGTGGTCTAGTGGTCAAAAGTGGGTAGAGCACATAAGGTCTCAGGTTCAAATTCCAGCATAGACAAAaaatactaggtgatttcttcccatttgTTCGAGCATTGGTGAACAGAGTTACCTGCTATCTGTGTTGGTAGTGGGAGTTTGCAGGTATCTCGTGAAATTAGTCAAGATGCACACAAGCTGGGCCCGGACACcacatttatttaaaaaaaaagtagctAAATGAATTAACTCTCTTAACTAATTTTAGCACTTAAATTACCATTGGACACCCTCTTGGGCCTTGGCTTTCACATTGCATATAAAACTACAGCAACACATTCCAAATTCCAATCACAAAAAATTTCTCTACACAAACCTAAATCTCTGagcttatttttcttctttccatGACCATCCAAAACTCCGTTCTTCATAAAGCTGTCATTACCTTTCTCCTTTTTCTACATAGCAATAACAGCACATTAAAATTCACATCGAAAATTACAAATATAACTGAATACTATACCTTATAAACAAAATGAATATTATGTTGAAGAAGCAATAACCTCTTGGCAACTGCAATTCGAAAGCTGAGCAGATAATTTAGCGTTTTGAGATTCCAATTCCTGTTTTTCCAGTGGAAGATTTCAACACAATAAACGAagtagattttttaaaaattatcaacAAAAGTTTACCTTTATCCTGCTTCGAAGAATCTCGAGTTCCGACTGTAGGGTTGATACGAGGTCCATCTCCGGCTCCGGATATTTTGTGGAGCTCCACACTTCAGATTCGGAGCTCCGACTATTTATTTGGAGTTTGAGTAAACGTTTATCTTGATGCAGCTTTTTAAGTTAGCTATAAGCCTATAACACAATGGATCCATAAAGTgactttaatttaatttggCCGCCTAATTGATATTTATATCCTCCcacacaatttattttattggtGCATactcaaaatcaaaattaaaagacaTTAATTATCAattaaagtaaaattaaaaaatacgtTTATATAATATGCCTAACACAAATGTAAAATCAGACAattatgatgaaatatttttgCGTTTAGACATGTATTATTTTCTAAAGaagaatataatatatgtaattattttagttttagttgaaatttaaatacaaagattataattaatttttctagTATTTGTTTGTAATTAATAATAGAGTTAATTCATTTAATCtttcttaaattattgattttatttaagACTTTATTAATGAGATAAGTgccaaaaacacacctaaactattcctcttttttgagtttcatatctaaactattgggagtgtgagtttcatacataaactatcacttttcagtttgagaaacacacatcagtggtgtgtgtaatacactctctctactctctatattttttgatttttttttgccaCGTGATTAAAATATTCtatattgataaaaattaaataactatTAATATcagttaaaagttaaaactaaagtatttctatcccccaaaaaagaaattctttttttaaaaaagttatttttttaaaaaaagtttaaaatatttttttcaatcatATGTAtgtatct
This region of Solanum dulcamara chromosome 9, daSolDulc1.2, whole genome shotgun sequence genomic DNA includes:
- the LOC129902587 gene encoding uncharacterized protein LOC129902587 isoform X1 — its product is MDLVSTLQSELEILRSRIKELESQNAKLSAQLSNCSCQEKKEKGNDSFMKNGVLDGHGKKKNKLRDLGYGAMMHHSKRYVALKVMYFGLRFFGFASEAQMDPTVEGELFKALERTRLIFGDKKELQYSRCGRTDKGVSSVGQVITLFLRSNHRESRRDNKYSGEISLEESCGEIDYVRVLNRVLPNDIRIMGWSPIPVGFSARFSCLSRVYNYFFWQGNLNITAMETAAEKFLGEHDFRNFCKMDAGNVHNYRRHIISFEILPFNESDKADQLMIMKIKGSAFLWHQVRCMVAVLFLIGQGLESPNVIDLLLDIERTPRKPQFPMAPEIPLVLQSCEFEGLKFICSSDSKQALNEHLERECRSYKLHSAIFHEALLNSSCIEIDNNISSDHTKKKGASHIPLLTRPTEPSYEERRKKLEA
- the LOC129902587 gene encoding uncharacterized protein LOC129902587 isoform X2; this translates as MDLVSTLQSELEILRSRIKLSNCSCQEKKEKGNDSFMKNGVLDGHGKKKNKLRDLGYGAMMHHSKRYVALKVMYFGLRFFGFASEAQMDPTVEGELFKALERTRLIFGDKKELQYSRCGRTDKGVSSVGQVITLFLRSNHRESRRDNKYSGEISLEESCGEIDYVRVLNRVLPNDIRIMGWSPIPVGFSARFSCLSRVYNYFFWQGNLNITAMETAAEKFLGEHDFRNFCKMDAGNVHNYRRHIISFEILPFNESDKADQLMIMKIKGSAFLWHQVRCMVAVLFLIGQGLESPNVIDLLLDIERTPRKPQFPMAPEIPLVLQSCEFEGLKFICSSDSKQALNEHLERECRSYKLHSAIFHEALLNSSCIEIDNNISSDHTKKKGASHIPLLTRPTEPSYEERRKKLEA